One window of Candidatus Latescibacterota bacterium genomic DNA carries:
- a CDS encoding sodium-dependent transporter, protein MNPEGNLKQRGQWSSRFGFVLAAAGSAIGLGNIWRFPYVTGENGGGAFLFLYLICILLLG, encoded by the coding sequence GTGAATCCAGAAGGGAATCTCAAGCAGCGCGGTCAATGGTCTTCCCGTTTCGGTTTTGTCCTCGCGGCCGCCGGTTCCGCCATAGGGCTGGGAAATATCTGGCGCTTTCCATATGTTACGGGAGAAAATGGCGGGGGAGCCTTTCTCTTTCTTTATCTCATCTGCATCCTGCTGCTGGGA